One Zeugodacus cucurbitae isolate PBARC_wt_2022May chromosome 3, idZeuCucr1.2, whole genome shotgun sequence genomic region harbors:
- the LOC105214737 gene encoding high choriolytic enzyme 1: MRTFLSLALLSVIGASRTLPPLDPPMEDPELNPDLTVSQRSGMRDSNRPWLLYYEFISEFGNDRKAFIKGAMKIVEDVSCLRFVEVCDRQRSLLDITKNRCELTAVTTGTRTTLIVPDNFGCHNTRSLMRTLFTALDIVHESLSFRPFITKYVIGNILPGFAYPFTNYSKDIVEDFGVEYDNGSIMHSPATYNADSGEETIVSLKKIPIVLMDQVGTLSKSNIISLNKKYNCSMD; this comes from the exons ATGAGAACCTTTCTGAGTTTGGCGCTGCTTTCGGTTATTGGTGCAAGTCGAACTCTACCTCCACTAGATCCACCAATGGAAGATCCTGAACTGAATCCCGACTTAACAGTGTCACAACGCAGTGGTATGAGAGATTCAAATCGACCTTGGCTTCTCTACTATGAATTTATAAGTGAATTTG GGAATGATCGAAAAGCTTTTATAAAAGGTGCAATGAAGATCGTGGAAGACGTTTCATGCCTACGTTTTGTAGAGGTATGCGATCGCCAGCGATCTTTACTCGATATAACGAAAAACAGATGTGAATTAACAGCAGTAACTACGGGTACCAGGACAACATTAATAGTACCGGATAATTTTGGTTGTCATAATACCAGATCTCTAATGAGAACTTTATTTACTGCACTCGACATTGTTCATGAGTCCCTAAGTTTTCGCCCTTTTATTACTAAATATGTCATTGGAAATATTTTGCCGGGTTTTGCATATCCTTTTACAAATTACAGTAAGGATATAGTTGAAGATTTTGGTGTAGAATACGATAACGGTAGTATTATGCATTCTCCGGCTACTTATAACGCGGACAGCGGTGAAGAGACTATAGTGTCGTTGAAAAAAATACCGATCGTTTTAATGGACCAGGTTGGAACTTTAAGCAAGTCCAATATAATCAGTTTGAATAAAAAGTATAATTGCAGTATGGATTAG